In the genome of Streptomyces sp. SAI-127, the window CCGGGGTCACGACGGTTCCGTAGACGGTTCCGCAGGAGGAAAGGGGCACACCGTGAGCGACGAACTCGGCGTCACCGGACCGCTGGTGAACGGCACCTGGCTCGAGAAGACATCCATCGGCACGATCGACCACGTCAATCCGGCGACGGCCCGCGTCAACGGCTCCGTGCTGTTGTGCGGCCCGCAGGAGGTCGACGCGGCCGTGGCCGCCGCGAAGGACGCGTATCCCCAGTGGCGGGCCATGTCCCCGGACAAACGCCGCCGCATCCTGCAGCGCATCGAAGAGCTGATGCTCGCCCGGGTGGCCGAACTCGGCCGCCTCACCACGCTCGAACTCGGCGCGCCCATCGCCGTCTCGTCGGCGCTCGCGTATCTGTGCTCCGGCTGGTTCGGGTACTACGCCGGCTGGGCGGACAAGATCGAGGGGGCGACGATCCCGCCGAGCCCGGTCATGGCCCCGGGCCTCGACTACACCGTCCCGGAGCCGTACGGCGTCGTGGGGATCATCCTCACCTGGAACGGCCCGATCATGTCGGTCGGGATGAAGATCGCCCCTGCGCTCGCCGCCGGGAACTGTGTGGTCGTCAAGTCGCCCGATCTCGCGCCGTTCACGGTGGCGAAGTTCGCGGAGATCGCGCTGGAGGCCGGGTTGCCGCCCGGCGTGCTGCACATCCTGCCCGGTGGTCCCGAGGCCGGTGAGCACCTCGTGCGTCATCCGGACGTCGGCATGATCTCGTTCACCGGCGGCGTACCGACGGCCAAGAAGATCCTCGACTCCGCCCGTCACACCCTCAAGCCGGTGCTGCTCGAACTCGGTGGCAAGACGGCGAGTGTGGTGTTCCCCGACGCCGACATCGACGCGGCCGTCACGGAGACCGTCCGCTCCTGCTTCAACCTGTCCGGTCAGGGCTGCAACCTCACCACCCGGATGCTGGTCCACCGCGAGGTGTACGAGCGGGTCGTCGAGGCCGCCGGGGTTGCCGCGAAGGCCCTGACCGTCGGGGATCCGTTCGCACCGACGACGGCGCTGGGTCCGGTGGTCGGTGCTCAGGCGCGGGACAGGATCCTCGGTGTGATCGACAGGGCGGCGTCCGACAGCCGGCTCGTCGCCGGCGGTCACGCCGTCGACAAGGCGGCGCTCCCGCCTCAGGTACAGGGCGGTTTCTTCGTCGAGCCGACCGTGCTCGCCGATGTGGACCCGGGCAGCGAGGTCGCCCGGCACGAGGTGTTCGGCCCGGTCCTGTCGATCATCCCGTTCGACACGGAGGAGCAGGCCGTCGAGCTGGCCAACTCCACCCCGTACGGCCTCGGCGCGGTC includes:
- a CDS encoding aldehyde dehydrogenase family protein, with the protein product MSDELGVTGPLVNGTWLEKTSIGTIDHVNPATARVNGSVLLCGPQEVDAAVAAAKDAYPQWRAMSPDKRRRILQRIEELMLARVAELGRLTTLELGAPIAVSSALAYLCSGWFGYYAGWADKIEGATIPPSPVMAPGLDYTVPEPYGVVGIILTWNGPIMSVGMKIAPALAAGNCVVVKSPDLAPFTVAKFAEIALEAGLPPGVLHILPGGPEAGEHLVRHPDVGMISFTGGVPTAKKILDSARHTLKPVLLELGGKTASVVFPDADIDAAVTETVRSCFNLSGQGCNLTTRMLVHREVYERVVEAAGVAAKALTVGDPFAPTTALGPVVGAQARDRILGVIDRAASDSRLVAGGHAVDKAALPPQVQGGFFVEPTVLADVDPGSEVARHEVFGPVLSIIPFDTEEQAVELANSTPYGLGAVLFTHDVARVQRIVPRLQAGTVHVNGPSGQPPGAPFGGYKQSGHGREGGKEGLYEFLQTKNVFIRA